A single window of Rhodococcus jostii RHA1 DNA harbors:
- a CDS encoding CPBP family intramembrane glutamic endopeptidase, with product MTLEVQYAGAVDSETSGARAKRPVLHAYLDIAIVVVVLVATNLIAHFTTAWASIATVPIAAVVLLVLTRRRGLGWAELGLSPRHWRKGSLYALAAMGLVIGVVAIGAALPITRPFFMADRYATLSGALVASMIVIPLQTVIPEELAFRGVLQGTLGRVYGARGVFAAGSLMFGLWHIASSLGLTSGNKGLSGFLGGGVVGQVLGILGAVVATAAAGVVFTWLRRRSGSLIAPIALHWSLNGAGALAAAIVWHTTMA from the coding sequence ATGACCCTTGAAGTCCAGTACGCCGGAGCTGTCGACAGCGAGACGTCCGGTGCACGCGCGAAGCGGCCCGTGCTGCACGCCTACCTTGACATCGCGATCGTGGTGGTCGTCCTCGTGGCCACGAATCTGATCGCACACTTCACCACCGCGTGGGCGAGCATCGCCACCGTTCCCATCGCCGCTGTCGTGCTGCTCGTGCTCACCCGCCGTCGCGGACTTGGCTGGGCCGAGCTGGGGCTCTCGCCCCGGCACTGGCGAAAGGGCTCGCTGTACGCGCTGGCGGCGATGGGACTCGTGATCGGCGTCGTGGCGATCGGCGCGGCCCTGCCGATCACCCGCCCCTTCTTCATGGCCGACCGGTACGCCACCCTGTCCGGTGCGCTGGTCGCGTCGATGATCGTCATCCCGTTGCAGACCGTCATCCCCGAGGAGCTCGCGTTCCGCGGCGTGCTGCAGGGCACCCTCGGCCGGGTCTACGGCGCACGCGGCGTGTTCGCGGCCGGATCGCTGATGTTCGGTCTCTGGCACATCGCGTCGTCGCTGGGACTGACGTCGGGTAACAAGGGGCTGTCCGGTTTCCTCGGAGGCGGGGTTGTCGGTCAGGTGCTGGGCATCCTGGGGGCAGTCGTCGCCACCGCCGCCGCGGGCGTCGTGTTCACCTGGCTCCGTCGCCGCAGCGGCAGCCTGATCGCGCCCATCGCGCTGCACTGGTCGCTGAACGGCGCGGGCGCGCTCGCAGCCGCCATCGTGTGGCACACGACCATGGCCTGA
- a CDS encoding esterase/lipase family protein: MTDAQIRRRSEVRALARLALEEIGGAATGIGSIHRAIADRVFAGVRLGVGSHALPAKLLHDEISGAVYTLVADTARLGGSLAGRFLDLPSSENLAPSQTRRGAQAIAAIQGLIGDVLESEGSPLADPLAIRVNGVALAPDASTLADAFPHAGGRIVVFLHGLVETEDAWALGRRPTYGERLGTDLGHTALQIRYNSGRHISDNGRSLSELLDAVTENWPVEVESIALVGHSMGGLVARSACRIAFLDDRPWVRRVRQVVSLGSPHLGAPLEQAVHYASAGLAALPETRAISGLLRRRSAGIRDLNQGSLVDEDWRDRDPDALRAAACNEVPLLDGVTYYFVSATITRSPRHPLGRLLGDGMVLVPSASGRNRTRMIGFRDEHGMHLASANHFTMLNHESVYEKLLEWLGTPETG; encoded by the coding sequence GTGACCGACGCGCAGATCAGACGCCGCTCCGAGGTGCGGGCCCTCGCCCGGCTGGCCCTCGAGGAAATCGGGGGCGCCGCCACCGGCATCGGCAGCATCCACCGCGCCATCGCGGATCGCGTCTTCGCCGGCGTCCGGCTCGGCGTCGGCTCCCACGCCCTTCCTGCAAAGCTGCTCCACGACGAGATCTCGGGCGCGGTGTACACACTCGTCGCCGACACCGCGCGTCTCGGCGGCTCCCTCGCAGGACGGTTCCTGGATCTCCCGTCGTCGGAGAATCTCGCCCCGTCCCAGACACGCCGCGGAGCCCAGGCCATCGCCGCGATCCAGGGGCTGATCGGTGACGTACTGGAATCCGAGGGATCGCCGCTCGCCGACCCCCTGGCGATACGGGTGAACGGTGTCGCGCTCGCGCCGGACGCATCCACGCTCGCCGACGCCTTCCCGCACGCCGGCGGCCGCATCGTCGTCTTCCTGCACGGACTCGTCGAAACCGAAGACGCGTGGGCGCTGGGCCGCCGTCCCACCTACGGTGAACGGCTCGGGACGGACCTGGGGCATACGGCGCTGCAGATCCGGTACAACTCCGGCAGGCACATCTCGGACAACGGCAGGAGCCTGTCCGAACTTCTGGACGCGGTCACCGAGAACTGGCCGGTCGAGGTCGAGTCGATCGCACTCGTCGGGCATTCCATGGGAGGCCTCGTGGCCCGCAGCGCCTGCCGGATCGCCTTCCTCGACGACCGGCCGTGGGTGAGACGGGTTCGGCAGGTCGTGAGTCTCGGCTCGCCCCACCTCGGCGCCCCGCTGGAGCAGGCCGTCCACTATGCGAGTGCCGGCCTGGCCGCACTGCCGGAGACGCGCGCGATCTCCGGGCTCCTGCGCAGAAGGAGCGCCGGCATCCGGGATCTGAACCAGGGTTCACTCGTCGACGAGGACTGGCGCGATCGCGATCCGGACGCACTCCGCGCCGCGGCGTGCAACGAGGTCCCACTCCTCGACGGCGTGACGTACTACTTCGTCTCCGCGACCATCACGCGCAGCCCGCGGCATCCGCTGGGTCGCCTGCTCGGCGACGGCATGGTGCTCGTGCCGAGCGCGTCCGGCCGGAACAGGACGCGGATGATCGGCTTCCGCGACGAGCACGGCATGCACCTCGCGTCCGCGAACCATTTCACGATGCTCAACCACGAGTCGGTGTACGAAAAGCTGCTCGAATGGCTGGGCACGCCGGAAACCGGCTGA
- a CDS encoding OmpA family protein, translating to MRKTIVTGIAVAAIALLGAAGCSDDSSNEAPIATTTTSSASERVEGAISSVQATASSAVNTAREATQNAINSAIAAVPIGFESGTAELNAVSDVTIKAVAAAMKAGDSKIEIEAYATNSDEAAAELLADQRAQAVANALEAQGVDKGRISVDGTANPPEGVNVDQAEITVEDS from the coding sequence ATGCGCAAGACCATCGTCACCGGTATCGCGGTCGCGGCCATCGCGCTGCTCGGTGCGGCCGGCTGTTCCGACGACAGCTCGAACGAGGCCCCGATCGCGACCACGACGACCTCGTCGGCGTCCGAGCGGGTGGAGGGCGCGATCAGCAGCGTGCAAGCCACGGCGTCGTCCGCCGTCAACACCGCGCGCGAGGCCACCCAGAACGCGATCAACTCGGCCATCGCGGCGGTCCCGATCGGATTCGAGTCGGGAACCGCCGAGCTCAACGCCGTCTCGGACGTGACGATCAAGGCGGTGGCCGCCGCGATGAAGGCCGGCGACAGCAAGATCGAGATCGAAGCGTACGCCACCAACTCGGACGAGGCGGCCGCCGAACTACTCGCCGATCAGCGCGCCCAGGCCGTCGCCAACGCGCTCGAAGCGCAGGGCGTCGACAAGGGCCGCATCTCGGTCGACGGAACGGCCAACCCGCCCGAAGGTGTCAACGTCGATCAGGCGGAGATCACCGTCGAGGACAGCTGA
- a CDS encoding NADH:flavin oxidoreductase gives MTDTPLPADGLFEPFAVKSLRLRNRFAMAPMTRAFSPGGVPGDDVAAYYRRRAAGGVGLVITEGTYIPDPAAGSHTRVPVLYGQDSLAGWKSVVDAVHDEGGQIIPQLWHLGVERGPQPRMNPDVTTASPSGIALDGTRLGREFTAFDLDALREAWVAAAVNARDVGFDGIELHGAHGYLLDQFLWDRTNVRADGYGGSLEARTRFPVEVVAAIREAVGEDFAIVYRFSQWKSNHYDSRIAQSPDELAAVLAPLVDAGVDVLHPSTRRHWDPAFPELAGDDGELGLAGWTKRLTGLPTITVGSVGLDDVFTTAFTSDGASNTAGIDRLLAQYENGEFDLVAIGRALLSDPEWVLKLREGRTAEHIPYSNEHRAVLH, from the coding sequence ATGACCGACACACCGCTACCCGCGGACGGGCTCTTCGAGCCGTTCGCCGTCAAATCCCTCCGGCTACGGAACCGCTTCGCGATGGCACCCATGACCAGGGCTTTCTCCCCAGGCGGCGTTCCCGGGGACGATGTGGCGGCGTACTACCGCCGACGCGCGGCAGGCGGGGTCGGACTCGTCATCACCGAGGGGACGTACATTCCCGACCCGGCCGCCGGATCGCACACCCGGGTGCCGGTCCTCTACGGCCAGGACAGCCTCGCGGGCTGGAAATCGGTGGTGGACGCGGTCCACGACGAGGGCGGGCAGATCATCCCGCAGCTGTGGCATCTGGGCGTCGAACGCGGCCCGCAGCCCCGCATGAATCCGGACGTGACCACCGCCAGCCCGTCCGGAATCGCCCTGGACGGAACCCGCCTGGGACGCGAATTCACCGCGTTCGATCTCGACGCGCTGCGCGAGGCCTGGGTGGCGGCCGCCGTCAACGCGCGCGACGTGGGCTTCGACGGCATCGAACTGCACGGGGCGCACGGCTACCTTCTCGACCAGTTCCTGTGGGACCGGACCAACGTCCGGGCCGACGGCTACGGCGGATCCCTCGAGGCCCGCACCCGATTCCCCGTCGAGGTGGTCGCAGCGATCCGCGAGGCCGTCGGCGAGGACTTCGCGATCGTCTACCGCTTCAGCCAGTGGAAGTCGAACCATTACGACTCGCGGATCGCGCAGTCCCCCGACGAACTCGCGGCCGTGCTCGCGCCCCTCGTCGACGCCGGTGTCGACGTGCTGCACCCGTCCACCCGCAGGCACTGGGATCCGGCGTTCCCCGAGCTGGCCGGTGACGACGGGGAACTCGGCCTGGCGGGTTGGACCAAACGGCTGACCGGACTACCCACCATCACGGTCGGTTCGGTGGGCCTCGACGACGTGTTCACGACGGCCTTCACCTCGGACGGCGCGTCGAACACCGCCGGTATCGACCGCTTGCTCGCGCAGTACGAGAACGGCGAGTTCGATCTCGTGGCCATCGGCCGCGCACTGCTGTCCGATCCCGAGTGGGTCCTCAAACTTCGCGAAGGCAGAACCGCCGAGCACATCCCGTACAGCAACGAGCACCGGGCGGTCCTGCACTGA
- a CDS encoding amidohydrolase — protein MGTNDGKPADLVLFGDVVTMNDAAPRARAVAVRDGRIAAVGNDSAVFPLIGPATITVDLHRACILPGFIEAHGHPLNSAVLLGEPVVDIRPVTIADAGEVVDAVRRAVDEHPDGAVLNGWDPLLQKGLPEPTREWLNSIAPDTSLVILHNTGHVAYFNDVAARDSGLTKDTPDPEGGSFGRDESGELDGSAFEAPAVMAVAATILAGASTRLPELLAAECARMNAAGITTASEMAFDPRFRSALTAFARSGALTTRLRLYEMSNPERATDVSPGVGNDLLRQVGIKIWSDGSPWVGNAATSFPYLDTDVTRALGLAGTRGEANYTTDEILEISKPYFENGWQISCHANGDAAVTLVLDAWERMLADSSREDHRLRLEHVGAMTPDQFRRATELGVTCSIFVDHLYYWGDVLVDDLFGPERGARWAAAGSAIKAGQRISFHNDGPVTPTNPLRNIADAVTRRTRSGRVLAPEERISVPDALRAETINSAWHLRSEDAIGAIVPGMHADLVVLSANPLLVDPDDIADLEVLATILEGRTVFGKLE, from the coding sequence ATGGGCACGAACGACGGAAAACCTGCCGATCTGGTGCTGTTCGGTGACGTGGTCACCATGAACGACGCCGCTCCACGCGCTCGGGCGGTCGCGGTGCGTGACGGTCGGATCGCCGCCGTCGGCAACGATTCTGCGGTGTTTCCGCTGATCGGACCGGCAACGATCACGGTCGACCTGCACCGCGCGTGCATACTCCCCGGCTTCATCGAGGCGCACGGCCACCCACTGAACTCCGCGGTGTTGCTCGGCGAACCGGTGGTGGACATCAGGCCGGTGACCATCGCCGATGCGGGGGAGGTGGTCGACGCCGTACGCCGCGCCGTCGACGAACACCCCGACGGCGCCGTGCTCAACGGCTGGGACCCCCTGCTCCAGAAGGGACTGCCCGAACCGACCCGGGAATGGCTCAATTCGATCGCTCCCGACACGTCCCTGGTGATCCTGCACAACACCGGCCACGTGGCCTATTTCAACGACGTCGCCGCGCGGGATTCCGGATTGACCAAAGACACACCGGACCCCGAGGGCGGTAGTTTCGGCCGCGACGAGTCGGGTGAACTTGACGGTTCGGCGTTCGAGGCGCCCGCGGTGATGGCGGTGGCCGCCACGATCCTCGCCGGAGCCAGCACCCGGCTCCCGGAGCTCCTCGCCGCGGAATGCGCGCGGATGAACGCGGCAGGGATCACCACCGCCAGTGAAATGGCGTTCGACCCACGCTTCCGGAGCGCCCTGACCGCGTTCGCCCGGTCCGGCGCGCTCACCACCCGGCTGCGGCTGTACGAGATGTCGAACCCGGAGCGCGCCACGGACGTCTCACCCGGAGTCGGCAACGACCTGCTGCGCCAGGTGGGCATCAAGATCTGGTCGGACGGCTCGCCGTGGGTGGGCAACGCGGCCACCAGCTTTCCGTACCTCGACACCGACGTCACCCGGGCGCTCGGCCTCGCCGGAACGCGTGGGGAGGCCAATTACACGACGGACGAGATTCTCGAGATCAGCAAGCCGTACTTCGAGAACGGCTGGCAGATCTCCTGTCACGCCAACGGCGACGCCGCGGTCACGCTGGTGCTCGACGCATGGGAGCGGATGCTGGCCGACTCCTCACGCGAAGATCACCGGCTCCGGCTCGAGCACGTCGGTGCGATGACCCCGGACCAGTTCCGCCGAGCGACCGAACTCGGCGTCACGTGCAGCATTTTCGTCGACCACCTCTACTACTGGGGCGACGTGCTCGTCGACGACCTCTTCGGTCCCGAGCGCGGAGCACGTTGGGCGGCTGCAGGTTCCGCGATCAAGGCAGGACAGCGGATCTCGTTCCACAACGACGGCCCGGTCACCCCGACCAACCCGCTGCGCAACATCGCCGACGCCGTCACCCGCCGCACCCGGTCGGGACGTGTGCTCGCTCCCGAGGAACGGATCTCCGTCCCGGACGCCCTGCGGGCGGAGACGATCAACTCGGCGTGGCACCTCCGGAGTGAGGACGCCATCGGGGCGATCGTCCCCGGTATGCACGCCGATCTCGTCGTGTTGTCGGCCAATCCGCTGCTGGTGGATCCCGACGACATCGCGGACCTCGAGGTGCTCGCCACGATCCTGGAGGGTCGAACGGTCTTCGGAAAGCTGGAGTGA